The following proteins come from a genomic window of Phnomibacter ginsenosidimutans:
- a CDS encoding c-type cytochrome, protein MKKLVATGILVILCTAAFLQTGKPANYEAGKKVYTQACMPCHMADGKGISGMNPPLIKTEWVLGDKKRLINIVLKGIEEPLTIDGEEYVIPMPAQPQLTNQQIADVLTYIRNSFGNKASVVTVAEVKKVRG, encoded by the coding sequence ATGAAGAAACTTGTTGCTACAGGCATCCTGGTCATTTTGTGTACTGCAGCTTTTTTGCAAACCGGCAAACCTGCCAATTATGAAGCGGGCAAAAAAGTATATACGCAAGCCTGTATGCCCTGCCACATGGCCGATGGCAAAGGCATTAGCGGCATGAACCCGCCACTGATAAAAACCGAATGGGTACTGGGCGATAAAAAACGCCTCATCAATATTGTGCTCAAAGGCATTGAAGAGCCACTGACCATTGATGGTGAAGAATACGTGATACCCATGCCTGCTCAACCACAATTGACCAATCAGCAAATTGCAGATGTGCTCACCTACATACGCAACAGCTTTGGCAATAAAGCATCAGTGGTAACTGTGGCGGAGGTGAAGAAGGTGAGGGGCTAA
- the panB gene encoding 3-methyl-2-oxobutanoate hydroxymethyltransferase, producing MASAIRIMKETGGHSLKLEGGREILDSIKKVVDAGIPVMGHLGLTPQSIYKFGTYTVRAKEEAEAQKLREDALLLQEAGCFAIVLEKIPASLAKEVSESLHIPTIGIGAGVYCDGQVLVMHDMLGINTEFKPRFLRQYLNLHEQITGAVQQYVTDVKAKDFPSEAESY from the coding sequence GTGGCATCTGCCATTCGCATCATGAAAGAAACAGGTGGCCACAGTTTGAAACTGGAAGGAGGAAGAGAAATACTTGACAGCATCAAAAAAGTGGTGGATGCCGGCATACCGGTGATGGGCCACTTGGGTTTGACACCACAAAGCATTTACAAATTTGGCACTTATACGGTACGGGCCAAAGAAGAAGCTGAAGCACAAAAACTACGGGAAGATGCATTGCTGCTGCAAGAAGCCGGGTGCTTTGCCATTGTGCTCGAAAAAATTCCTGCCAGCCTTGCTAAAGAAGTTTCGGAAAGTTTGCACATTCCTACCATTGGCATTGGGGCAGGTGTATACTGCGATGGTCAAGTGCTGGTAATGCATGATATGCTCGGCATCAATACGGAATTTAAGCCCCGCTTTTTACGGCAGTACCTCAACCTGCACGAACAAATCACCGGTGCCGTGCAGCAATATGTGACCGATGTGAAAGCAAAAGATTTTCCGAGTGAAGCAGAATCATACTGA
- a CDS encoding 3-methyl-2-oxobutanoate hydroxymethyltransferase, producing the protein MSTYSAVKKITTNTLLKMKTDGSKIAMITAYDFSFARLFDQAGIDVILVGDSASNVMAGHETTLPLTLEQMIYHAQSVVRGVQRSLVVIDMPFGTYQSNKRYSRGICHSHHERNRWPQFETGRRKRNT; encoded by the coding sequence ATGAGCACCTATTCTGCTGTAAAAAAAATAACGACCAATACCCTGCTGAAAATGAAAACCGATGGCAGCAAAATTGCCATGATAACGGCCTACGATTTTTCGTTTGCCCGGTTGTTTGATCAGGCAGGTATTGATGTGATTTTGGTGGGCGACAGTGCCAGCAATGTAATGGCCGGACATGAAACCACATTGCCACTTACACTTGAGCAAATGATATACCATGCCCAAAGTGTAGTGCGTGGTGTGCAACGTAGTTTGGTGGTGATTGATATGCCTTTTGGCACTTATCAAAGTAACAAGCGATATAGCCGTGGCATCTGCCATTCGCATCATGAAAGAAACAGGTGGCCACAGTTTGAAACTGGAAGGAGGAAGAGAAATACTTGA
- a CDS encoding exopolyphosphatase, whose translation MRLAAIDIGSNAARLLISDVLHDEKGKPVFSKINLVRVPLRLGMDVFAEGKISPHRTGMILQTMKAYKHLMNAYDVKHMKACATSAMRDASNAPDILRKIKMETGIDIEVIGGSDEAAMIYENHIAENMDTDHNYLYIDVGGGSTETTCFSKGKLVFKQSFNIGTIRLLKGMIAEYQWDVMKDTIKRNVKGLSNMVAIGSGGNINKVFSMSKKKDGKPLSLEILRDYYKEFSNFSLQERMLQYNLREDRADVIVPALQIYINVMRWADAELIYVPKIGLADGLIHHLYEQLSNTEK comes from the coding sequence ATGCGTTTGGCAGCAATAGATATTGGTAGCAACGCAGCCCGTCTGCTCATTTCAGATGTGCTGCACGATGAAAAAGGCAAACCTGTTTTCAGTAAAATAAATCTGGTGCGGGTACCCCTCCGGCTGGGTATGGATGTATTTGCAGAAGGGAAAATTTCACCGCACAGAACGGGCATGATTTTGCAAACCATGAAGGCTTACAAACACCTCATGAATGCCTACGATGTAAAACACATGAAAGCCTGCGCCACCAGCGCCATGCGTGATGCCAGCAATGCCCCCGACATTCTGCGCAAAATAAAAATGGAAACCGGCATTGATATTGAAGTGATCGGCGGCTCTGATGAAGCGGCTATGATTTACGAAAATCACATTGCCGAAAACATGGACACCGACCATAACTACCTTTACATTGATGTAGGCGGTGGCAGTACCGAAACCACTTGCTTTTCCAAAGGCAAACTGGTCTTCAAACAATCCTTCAATATTGGCACCATCCGCTTACTCAAAGGCATGATAGCAGAATACCAGTGGGATGTGATGAAAGATACCATCAAGCGAAATGTAAAAGGGCTGAGCAATATGGTTGCCATTGGCAGTGGCGGCAATATCAACAAGGTTTTCTCCATGTCGAAAAAGAAAGATGGTAAGCCGCTATCGCTGGAAATCTTGCGGGATTATTACAAAGAGTTCAGCAATTTTTCTTTGCAAGAAAGAATGCTGCAATACAACTTGCGGGAAGACCGCGCCGATGTAATTGTTCCAGCTTTGCAGATTTACATCAACGTGATGCGCTGGGCCGATGCCGAACTGATTTATGTACCCAAAATTGGTTTAGCCGATGGTTTGATTCATCACTTGTACGAGCAGTTGTCGAATACCGAAAAATAA
- a CDS encoding phospholipase D-like domain-containing protein, whose amino-acid sequence MRKNIQACINKEIANAKAGKPAAITIKINSLSDQLLIEHLYKAAQAGVAVRLIVRGIFCAVFDDLKPKPAIKPVCISIVDEYLEHARVLAFHNNGKPQLYISSADFMVRNLDHRVEAAVPITDPDIKQELLDILDIQLSDNVKARKLEGKLKNEYVPTKGQRKIKSQIEVYKYLAAKKLASPAHPRFDESEKVGKL is encoded by the coding sequence ATGCGCAAAAACATACAAGCCTGCATCAACAAAGAGATCGCCAATGCCAAAGCCGGCAAGCCTGCGGCCATTACCATCAAAATCAATTCGCTGAGTGATCAATTGCTCATTGAACATTTGTACAAAGCAGCGCAAGCAGGTGTAGCTGTCCGCTTAATTGTGCGGGGTATTTTCTGTGCTGTATTTGATGACCTGAAGCCCAAGCCGGCCATCAAACCGGTGTGCATCAGCATTGTAGATGAATACCTGGAACATGCACGGGTACTGGCTTTTCACAACAATGGCAAACCGCAGCTGTACATTTCTTCTGCCGATTTTATGGTCCGCAACCTCGACCATCGGGTGGAAGCTGCCGTGCCCATCACCGACCCCGACATCAAGCAAGAACTGCTCGACATATTGGACATTCAGCTCAGCGATAACGTGAAGGCCCGCAAACTGGAAGGCAAACTGAAAAACGAATACGTGCCCACCAAAGGTCAACGCAAAATCAAATCGCAAATTGAAGTGTACAAATACCTCGCTGCCAAAAAACTGGCATCCCCTGCTCATCCCCGTTTTGATGAAAGCGAGAAAGTGGGCAAATTGTAA